From the Homo sapiens chromosome 1, GRCh38.p14 Primary Assembly genome, one window contains:
- the RGS5 gene encoding regulator of G-protein signaling 5 isoform 2 (isoform 2 is encoded by transcript variant 12), with protein sequence MAEKAKQIYEEFIQTEAPKEVNIDHFTKDITMKNLVEPSLSSFDMAQKRIHALMEKDSLPRFVRSEFYQELIK encoded by the exons ATGGCTGAGAAGGCAAAGCAAATTTATGAAGAATTCATTCAAACGGAGGCTCCTAAAGAG GTGAATATTGACCACTTCACTAAGGACATCACAATGAAGAACCTGGTGGAACCTTCCCTGAGCAGCTTTGACATGGCCCAGAAAAGAATCCATGCCCTGATGGAAAAGGATTCTCTGCCTCGCTTTGTGCGCTCTGAGTTTTATCAGGAGTTAATCAAGTAG